A single genomic interval of Aureliella helgolandensis harbors:
- the dnaB gene encoding replicative DNA helicase: protein MAAPTDAKKKKWRKDTPEPAQPILDRTPPCDVSAEIAVLGSILLLPDVCDDLVMILKADDFYDDANRILYTHMTSMVDMGQKIDVTLLVNRLKSSSDYETVGGSAYLAMLANSVPNAAHAVYYAEIVRSKATFRRLIEASTSILRDAYDEAFEAKELLSQAEQKVFQIQDERSTQAANSIGDLLTSAMERIDARMKGTHSVGGVDSHFTDYDAMSGGLHNGELVILAARPSMGKTAFALNVAENVALLSRAPVLFVSLEMSGIELADRLLCSVARVNGHQLRNGSISQDDRKRLVEKAVEISNAPLYVDDSPSRTVSEIAAVARRIRQREKALGLIVIDYLQLIEPDNPKDPRQEQVAKIARRLKGLAREAKVPLLCLAQLNRQAEEGKDHRPKLSQLRESGAIEQDADVVMFVHREEYYHRGDEGSQFAGQAEIIIAKQRNGPVGDVLLTWEKEYTRFRDRSPERHSEFDNFSDFQAPGGF, encoded by the coding sequence ATGGCTGCTCCTACTGACGCCAAGAAAAAAAAGTGGCGCAAAGATACTCCGGAACCCGCGCAACCCATCCTCGACCGCACGCCCCCTTGCGATGTATCTGCTGAAATTGCTGTCCTGGGCAGCATTCTGCTACTGCCCGATGTCTGCGACGACCTCGTCATGATCCTCAAGGCGGATGACTTCTACGACGACGCCAACCGCATCCTATACACCCACATGACGTCGATGGTGGATATGGGACAAAAGATCGACGTCACCCTGCTGGTGAATCGCCTCAAATCGAGCAGCGATTACGAGACCGTGGGTGGCAGCGCCTACTTAGCCATGTTGGCCAACAGCGTCCCCAATGCGGCCCACGCCGTCTACTACGCTGAGATCGTGCGCAGTAAAGCCACCTTTCGCCGCCTCATCGAAGCCAGCACCTCCATCCTGCGCGACGCCTACGACGAAGCGTTCGAAGCAAAGGAATTGCTGAGCCAAGCGGAACAGAAAGTCTTCCAAATCCAGGATGAGCGGAGCACGCAAGCAGCCAACTCGATCGGCGACCTACTCACCTCGGCCATGGAGCGGATTGACGCCAGAATGAAGGGCACCCACTCGGTCGGAGGAGTCGATTCGCACTTCACCGACTATGACGCCATGAGCGGGGGCCTGCACAATGGTGAACTCGTCATCTTAGCGGCTCGCCCCTCCATGGGGAAAACCGCCTTTGCACTCAACGTGGCGGAGAACGTCGCCCTCTTAAGCCGCGCGCCGGTGCTGTTCGTTAGCCTCGAAATGTCCGGTATCGAATTGGCGGATCGCCTCCTGTGCTCCGTCGCTCGCGTCAATGGCCACCAACTTCGCAACGGCTCGATCTCCCAAGACGATCGCAAACGACTGGTCGAAAAGGCGGTGGAGATCAGCAACGCCCCACTCTATGTCGACGACTCCCCAAGCCGTACCGTGAGTGAAATTGCCGCCGTCGCCCGCCGCATCCGACAACGCGAGAAAGCACTGGGATTGATCGTCATCGATTACCTGCAGCTCATCGAACCGGACAACCCCAAAGATCCGCGGCAGGAGCAAGTCGCCAAAATCGCCCGGCGACTCAAGGGACTTGCGCGGGAAGCCAAAGTCCCCCTACTGTGCCTCGCGCAGCTCAACCGTCAGGCAGAAGAAGGCAAAGACCACCGCCCCAAGCTTAGCCAACTGCGGGAATCGGGAGCGATCGAGCAAGATGCTGACGTGGTAATGTTCGTTCACCGCGAAGAATACTACCACCGCGGCGATGAAGGATCGCAGTTTGCTGGCCAAGCCGAAATCATCATCGCCAAGCAGAGAAACGGCCCCGTGGGCGACGTCCTGCTGACCTGGGAGAAAGAGTACACTCGCTTCCGCGACCGCTCGCCAGAGAGACATAGCGAATTCGACAACTTCTCAGACTTCCAAGCTCCCGGTGGCTTTTAG
- a CDS encoding DUF6800 family protein, whose amino-acid sequence MGTERTRELRRRRHRKKKVAKLTQRVGTGSADKAVVAEKLRKLTPGASVLIARLGLE is encoded by the coding sequence ATGGGAACAGAACGAACCCGAGAGTTGCGTCGTCGTCGTCACCGCAAGAAAAAAGTTGCCAAGTTGACTCAACGAGTTGGTACGGGCAGCGCTGATAAGGCTGTCGTGGCTGAGAAGTTGCGAAAGCTAACGCCTGGCGCGAGCGTGCTCATTGCTCGACTTGGGCTGGAATAG
- a CDS encoding sugar phosphate nucleotidyltransferase — protein MPSNEPIAVILAAGRGTRMQSELPKVLFPALERPMIHWVIDALQAAGIKKNIVVVGYRADSVEAELASRPGVTFALQAEQKGTGHAVEMCREQLAAHQGPVLVVAGDSPMIQTDSIRSLLEKFHEGGYSCLLGTLIKDNPTGLGRILRDANGKFERIVEHKDATEAERETREVNMSTYLFDSQALLWALSQLDNSNSQGEFYLTDCPEILLRDGRKVDAAPVLKPCESLSINTIEELGLVEAQMRAMGYPAS, from the coding sequence ATGCCCTCCAACGAGCCCATTGCTGTAATTCTTGCCGCTGGGCGCGGGACTCGCATGCAAAGCGAGCTCCCTAAAGTGCTGTTCCCAGCCCTCGAACGCCCCATGATCCACTGGGTCATCGACGCCTTGCAGGCAGCTGGAATCAAGAAAAACATCGTGGTCGTCGGCTACCGAGCCGACTCCGTTGAAGCGGAACTCGCCTCGCGTCCCGGAGTCACGTTCGCCTTGCAAGCCGAACAGAAGGGGACAGGGCACGCCGTGGAAATGTGCCGCGAGCAACTCGCCGCACACCAAGGCCCCGTGCTAGTAGTCGCCGGCGACTCGCCGATGATTCAAACCGACTCCATTCGCAGCCTACTCGAGAAATTCCACGAGGGTGGCTACTCTTGCCTACTCGGGACGCTCATCAAAGACAACCCTACCGGACTCGGACGGATCCTCAGGGACGCGAACGGCAAATTCGAACGGATCGTCGAACACAAGGACGCTACTGAAGCCGAAAGGGAAACCAGGGAGGTGAACATGAGCACCTACCTCTTCGACTCCCAAGCACTACTCTGGGCGCTGTCACAACTTGACAACTCCAACTCCCAGGGAGAGTTCTATCTCACCGACTGCCCCGAGATCTTATTGCGAGATGGCCGCAAAGTTGACGCGGCTCCCGTCCTCAAGCCTTGCGAATCCCTCAGTATTAATACAATTGAGGAACTTGGCTTGGTCGAGGCCCAAATGCGAGCCATGGGTTACCCAGCCAGCTAG
- a CDS encoding ribose-phosphate diphosphokinase has product MRELKILSGRANPQLARDICRSLHLNLGSVSLGKFPDGENFCKIDDDVRGRDVFLIQPTSPPVNDTLMELLIMIDSCKRASAARVTAVIPYFGYARQDRKDEGRVPITAKLVANMIARAGADRVLTMDLHAPQIQGFFDVPVDHLYAAPVLNDYFEAMGHPPEDLIVVSPDEGSIKRAIGHSKRLGGRLAIVDKRRDNALETTQKNIIGSPVEGKICIMFDDMISTAGSICGAAKLVHEAGAKEIHLAATHGVLCGDAIEKIRQAPIKSLCICDTIPLSPEKKLSAIQVVSVAPLLAEAIRRIHHHKSISEMFRPPNT; this is encoded by the coding sequence ATGCGTGAATTAAAAATACTGAGTGGCAGAGCCAATCCTCAGCTGGCGCGTGACATCTGCAGATCGCTGCACCTCAACCTGGGCTCCGTCTCGCTCGGAAAATTCCCCGATGGGGAGAATTTCTGCAAGATTGACGACGACGTCCGAGGCCGCGATGTCTTCCTGATCCAGCCCACCAGCCCGCCGGTAAACGACACGCTGATGGAATTGCTGATCATGATCGACAGCTGCAAGCGGGCCAGCGCGGCGCGGGTCACCGCCGTCATTCCCTACTTCGGCTACGCGAGGCAGGATCGCAAAGACGAGGGACGCGTCCCCATTACCGCCAAGCTCGTGGCTAACATGATTGCCCGCGCGGGCGCCGACCGAGTCCTCACCATGGACCTGCATGCCCCTCAGATCCAAGGCTTCTTTGACGTCCCGGTTGACCACCTCTACGCCGCCCCCGTCCTCAACGACTATTTCGAAGCCATGGGGCACCCGCCCGAGGACCTGATCGTCGTCAGCCCTGATGAGGGAAGCATTAAACGCGCGATCGGACACTCCAAACGGCTCGGAGGACGCCTGGCCATCGTGGACAAGCGACGCGATAACGCCCTGGAAACCACGCAGAAAAATATCATTGGCAGTCCCGTTGAAGGCAAAATCTGCATCATGTTCGATGACATGATCAGCACAGCAGGTTCGATTTGCGGGGCAGCCAAGTTGGTCCATGAAGCCGGAGCCAAAGAAATCCACTTGGCCGCCACTCACGGAGTGCTGTGCGGAGACGCCATCGAGAAAATCCGCCAAGCTCCCATCAAGTCACTCTGCATCTGCGACACCATCCCACTTTCTCCCGAGAAGAAGCTGAGTGCCATCCAGGTCGTATCAGTCGCCCCTCTGCTAGCCGAGGCCATCCGTCGCATCCACCACCACAAGTCGATCAGCGAAATGTTTCGCCCACCCAACACGTAA
- a CDS encoding co-chaperone GroES has protein sequence MVKKKTDLQYIEPIGGRVLVLKDEPKRETKGGIALPDAAEIPTITGRIVTVSRLVAHDEDVPLRNYDKVLFHPKNAIPVDFEPDNQLFVVPVEDIVAVFRKDKPEEF, from the coding sequence ATGGTTAAGAAAAAGACCGATCTTCAATATATCGAACCCATCGGTGGGCGAGTGCTGGTGCTCAAGGATGAGCCCAAGAGGGAGACTAAGGGAGGTATTGCACTGCCCGACGCGGCAGAGATACCGACCATCACCGGGCGGATCGTCACCGTGTCTCGCTTGGTCGCGCATGATGAAGATGTGCCGCTTCGCAATTACGACAAGGTGCTATTTCATCCCAAGAATGCGATTCCCGTCGATTTCGAACCAGATAATCAGTTGTTCGTAGTCCCGGTCGAGGATATTGTGGCCGTGTTCCGCAAGGATAAACCCGAAGAATTCTAG
- a CDS encoding 50S ribosomal protein L25, producing the protein MSSETIEVKKREQVGTAACNKLRATGYVPANLYGHGEANVNLAVRHDAIGNVIKHGTKILALTGDISDTALLRDVQWDAFGMEVLHVDFTRVSKGESVEVTLPLHLHGEAPGTSQGGILGHVLHELTILCPASAVPEDLQVNIAKLNLGEAIHASEIEIPAGASLVTDGGELVVHIVKPAGATEDADAADEPEVIGQADKQEDAN; encoded by the coding sequence ATGAGTAGTGAAACGATCGAAGTTAAGAAGCGTGAACAAGTCGGCACGGCAGCTTGCAATAAATTGCGTGCCACCGGCTATGTCCCCGCTAACCTATACGGCCACGGCGAAGCCAATGTCAATTTGGCAGTGCGCCACGATGCCATTGGGAACGTGATCAAGCATGGGACCAAAATTTTGGCCCTCACCGGTGACATCTCGGACACCGCCTTGCTGCGAGATGTTCAGTGGGATGCGTTCGGCATGGAAGTCCTGCACGTCGACTTCACCCGCGTCTCCAAGGGTGAGTCGGTCGAGGTCACCCTACCACTGCACCTGCACGGTGAAGCCCCCGGCACATCGCAGGGTGGAATCCTAGGACACGTATTGCACGAGCTGACCATCCTCTGCCCAGCTTCCGCTGTACCTGAGGATCTGCAAGTCAACATTGCCAAGCTCAATCTCGGCGAAGCCATTCACGCGAGTGAAATTGAGATTCCAGCTGGCGCATCGCTGGTGACCGACGGTGGTGAACTGGTCGTTCACATCGTGAAACCTGCCGGTGCTACCGAAGACGCGGATGCAGCGGATGAACCCGAAGTCATCGGACAAGCAGACAAACAAGAAGATGCCAACTAG
- the pth gene encoding aminoacyl-tRNA hydrolase: MSASAPTQKMVVGLGNPGAKYDRTRHNVGFEVLNRLSQQYFAPAPRTKFEGQYTSITVGPTNLILVWPLTYMNNSGRCVRATADFYKIDLEHELLVVCDDLSLPTGKLRIRLKGSGGGQKGLNDILRVAGNQNVPRLRIGIDRPPPRWDVSDYVLGRFSSDETPVISQAVQAAADAVRDWCIHDIAYCMNQVN; encoded by the coding sequence GTGAGTGCAAGTGCTCCAACCCAGAAGATGGTGGTCGGCCTCGGTAACCCCGGGGCCAAGTACGACCGGACGCGGCACAATGTTGGATTCGAAGTCCTAAATCGACTAAGCCAACAATACTTTGCTCCCGCTCCTCGCACTAAATTTGAAGGACAGTACACTAGCATCACCGTTGGACCCACCAACTTGATCCTGGTCTGGCCTTTGACCTACATGAACAACAGCGGACGTTGCGTACGCGCGACGGCCGATTTTTATAAAATAGACCTTGAGCACGAATTGCTGGTCGTCTGCGACGATCTGAGTTTGCCCACCGGTAAACTTCGAATTCGGCTCAAGGGCTCTGGAGGCGGCCAAAAAGGACTGAACGACATCCTGCGGGTGGCGGGCAATCAGAACGTCCCCAGGTTGAGAATTGGAATTGATCGACCACCACCACGCTGGGATGTGTCGGACTACGTCCTCGGACGTTTTAGCTCCGACGAAACCCCAGTCATCAGTCAAGCTGTGCAAGCGGCCGCTGATGCGGTGCGAGATTGGTGCATACACGATATCGCGTACTGCATGAATCAAGTCAATTGA
- the rpsF gene encoding 30S ribosomal protein S6, with protein sequence MATNCYDCFFIFDSNKYNRDPGGVAATAQKAIEDLGGEILASRLWEERKLAYPIEGHNKGTYWITYFNIDSSKLVEFNRTCQLNDNILRFLVTKVDPRLVDALVAHATGVNQVTEEQPGEEEAVAAGAGNEEAN encoded by the coding sequence TTGGCTACTAACTGCTACGACTGCTTCTTTATTTTCGACAGCAACAAATACAACCGCGATCCAGGTGGAGTGGCAGCGACCGCTCAGAAAGCGATCGAAGATCTCGGTGGCGAAATCCTCGCCAGTCGACTGTGGGAAGAACGCAAGCTGGCGTATCCAATCGAAGGCCACAACAAAGGCACCTACTGGATCACCTACTTCAACATCGACAGCAGCAAGTTGGTCGAATTCAACCGGACTTGCCAACTCAATGACAATATTTTGCGATTCTTGGTCACCAAGGTCGACCCACGCTTGGTCGATGCCCTGGTTGCGCACGCCACCGGCGTCAACCAAGTCACCGAAGAACAACCTGGAGAGGAAGAAGCCGTTGCCGCTGGCGCCGGAAACGAAGAAGCGAACTAG